The Glycine soja cultivar W05 chromosome 6, ASM419377v2, whole genome shotgun sequence genome has a window encoding:
- the LOC114414041 gene encoding transcription factor ILI4-like, whose translation MSGQRNFRTSKFTESEINDLMLRLQALLPQLNQTRNSRASESLMKIMKETCSHINRLQNEVKDLGERLAELIDSVDLSDIDEECLTRLLQQ comes from the exons ATGTCTGGCCAGAGAAACTTCAGAACTTCAAAATTCACGGAAAGTGAGATTAATGATCTGATGTTGAGGCTACAAGCACTGCTACCACAACTAAACCAAACAAGAAACTCAAGG GCATCAGAAAGCTTGATGAAGATCATGAAGGAAACTTGCTCTCACATCAATAGGCTACAGAATGAGGTGAAAGACCTTGGTGAAAGGCTAGCAGAGCTGATTGATTCTGTAGACCTTAGTGACATTGACGAGGAGTGTCTTACAAGACTTTTACAACAATAA
- the LOC114416535 gene encoding pectinesterase 3-like: MDSLKMLKGYGKVEHHLEDHRNPKPKPKFSKPFIAAISVFAILFLTLTFAFALASMLHHSHHTESQQQLLNSAESIRVVCNVTRFPGACLAAIPPSANATNPQAILSLSLRASLHALHSLNSSLGTKNSRALADCRDQLDDALGRLNDALSAAAALTEAKISDVQTWVSAAITDQQTCLDGLEEVGDVAAMEEMKKMMKRSNEYTSNSLAIVANIRNLLQRFHMALH; encoded by the coding sequence ATGGATTCTCTGAAGATGTTGAAAGGTTATGGTAAAGTAGAACACCACCTCGAAGATCATCGTAACCCCAAACCCAAACCTAAATTCTCCAAGCCCTTCATCGCCGCAATTTCCGTCTTCGCAATCCTCTTCCTTACTCTCACCTTCGCATTCGCCCTAGCATCCATGCTGCACCACAGTCACCACACCGAGTCACAACAACAACTTCTCAACTCGGCCGAGTCGATCCGAGTCGTCTGCAACGTCACTCGCTTCCCTGGCGCGTGCCTCGCCGCCATCCCGCCCTCCGCCAACGCCACAAACCCCCAAGCGatcctctccctctccctccgcGCGTCGCTCCACGCGCTCCATAGCCTCAATTCCTCGCTAGGAACGAAGAATTCACGCGCGCTCGCCGACTGCAGGGACCAGCTGGACGACGCGTTGGGTCGACTCAACGACGCGCTGTCGGCCGCGGCGGCGCTCACGGAGGCGAAGATCTCCGACGTTCAGACGTGGGTGAGCGCGGCGATCACCGACCAACAAACGTGCCTCGACGGATTGGAAGAGGTTGGTGACGTGGCAGCGATGGAAGAgatgaagaaaatgatgaagagGTCGAACGAGTACACCAGTAACAGTTTGGCTATTGTCGCTAATATTCGCAACTTGTTACAACGGTTCCACATGGCGCTACATTGA
- the LOC114416536 gene encoding 40S ribosomal protein S9-2-like — protein MVHVSFYRNYGKTFKKPRRPYEKERLDAELKLVGEYGLRCKRELWRVQYALSRIRNNARNLLTLDEKNPRRIFEGEALLRRMFRYGLLDETQNKLDYVLALTVENFLERRLQTLVFKSGMAKSIHHARVLIKQRHIRVGRQVVNIPSFLVRVDSQKHIDFSLTSPLGGGRPGRVKRRNQRAAAKKAAGGDGDEEDED, from the exons ATGGTGCACGTCTCCTTTTACAGGAACT ATGGGAAGACATTCAAGAAGCCGCGTCGTCCGTACGAGAAGGAGCGTCTCGACGCGGAGCTGAAGCTGGTTGGTGAGTACGGGCTTCGGTGCAAGAGAGAGCTGTGGAGGGTGCAGTACGCGCTCAGCCGCATCCGCAACAACGCGCGGAACCTCCTCACCCTCGACGAGAAGAACCCGCGCCGGATCTTCGAGGGAGAGGCGCTGCTCCGAAGGATGTTCCGTTACGGTCTCCTCGATGAGACACAGAACAAGCTTGATTACGTCCTCGCCCTCACCGTCGAGAACTTTCTCGAGCGCCGCCTCCAGACCCTTGTTTTCAAGTCCGGCATGGCCAAGTCCATCCACCATGCTAGGGTTCTTATCAAGCAGAGACATATCAG GGTTGGTAGGCAAGTGGTGAACATCCCATCTTTCTTGGTAAGGGTTGACTCACAGAAGCACATTGACTTCTCACTTACAAGTCCCCTTGGTGGTGGTCGCCCTGGAAGAGTGAAGAGAAGAAACCAAAGGGCTGCTGCTAAGAAGGCCGCAGGTGGAGATGGAGATGAGGAAGACGAGGATTAA
- the LOC114415879 gene encoding uncharacterized protein LOC114415879, with the protein MAFGSWEQSYSYLPIWFTTAQHFVPGTIVKYKTSSSMEEGDDNPPRVILNCVFWAFNPCIEGFKYCKPLVQVDETFLTGKYQGTLLTAIRQDGSRNNFPLAFAIVKSETKEAWMWFLHYL; encoded by the coding sequence ATGGCATTTGGAAGTTGGGAACAATCATACAGTTACCTGCCTATATGGTTCACAACTGCTCAACACTTTGTACCAGGTACTATAGTAAAATACAAAACTTCATCTTCAATGGAGGAAGGTGATGATAACCCTCCTAGGGTGATTCTTAACTGTGTATTTTGGGCGTTTAATCCATGCATTGAAGGCTTCAAATATTGCAAGCCACTTGTGCAAGTAGATGAGACATTTTTAACTGGCAAATACCAGGGTACTTTGTTGACTGCCATCAGACAAGATGGTAGTAGGAACAATTTTCCACTTGCTTTTGCAATTGTTAAGAGCGAGACTAAAGAAGCTTGGATGTGGTTCTTGCATTATTTGTGA